AGATTCGAAAGATGAGCTTTTGTGATATTTTGTGACATTGTCTTTTAAACTGGTTATATGAAGTGTAATATTTCATTGAAGACGAAATGGTCAAAAATTCATTTATGGTAAGATTACACATTTCTCAATTAACCTTGACAAGCTGTCGAAATTAAAAGCTGACGATGACGGCTGGCCGAACAAATTGACGATTTCGTTACTTCAGCAAATGCGTAATTGTTAATCATGTATTTGAGCCAGTACACACCGTCGGGTCCAGCGCGTAGTACAAGAGAACATTAAAACAGCTCTTAACCAAAATGAAATGATCAGGGACCATTTGGACTTAGCCCTCCAGCAATTATTCCGACTCCAACGTGTCATGTTGTTGttggtaaatattttaagaaCAAGGTTAAATTACGAATCAAAAGTTTACAAACATGGAAATACAGGATAACTAAACCGAAAGAAGCATTAAAAAAACCGTAATACTAGTATAAAACTCTTACCAATTGCTGGATCAGTAAGGACGTCAAGAAGCAAACTGCAACTGTTGTTGAACTTAACTTAAAGAGACTTCAGTCTAAATTGACATATACGGGCAAACCTAAATGTCAATAACACCTAGacttaagaaaaagaaaataaaggatGCTCAAGCCGACTAATGAACAAGTGTAAATTACAAAAGAATACAAATGCTAAAAAGGGCTAACAAACTATACAAGAAAAATGAGCTTTTGTTTTAAAcggtttctgcaagagcgcatgcgcaatgacCGATGTGTACCGTAAGAACCATATGAAATAAATAATTGGAACACTTCTGAATATTTGTAGGTTTGATCGCGTGGACTGACACTTTATGCGTGACGAACTGAAATGTTCAAAATAATGATTCCCACCTTCATTCGTTTTACTCTTCAAGAATCATTGCGACAGTACTTTTAATGATGGGCCAATGCTTTAAATCGagatgtcagctttctaaatcaaTCACGGTggggtaattcaacctttatcaactcgtttgataacgACAAACTTTTGTTCCATATCTGTTACACTTCTCCTATCATAGCCCCATCACAACAGATAGCTCATCCTGGCCAAATTTATTTCATATTctctttttaattttgattttgttgCCTCAAATCAAGCTGCAAGTTTCTTTTTTACAACCTGTTATGACCTAAACAACAGCAGACTATTGTGACCGTGCCGTTATGCCCTCCTTGCATTTGTTTGATGATGGGTTTTGCGGCTCTAGAGCTTTATTCAATCGTGCCATTGATTTTCTAAGTTGTCATGGcttaaaatttgttatcaatCGCTATTCGTTTACTATGAATCAATTGACAAATGGTTACGAAttaccaggagcccatcaggaTGGGCTCCTGGAATTACTGactcccgaaaagccattgagtataatggGAAGATTAAAACATTACAATCAGTCCagaatttttttggtttaaatcaATTCAAATCGTAATAGAAATTAAATCGGTGATCGGACAAGGGCGAGAGTCCATGGAATGGTTACCGCTCActaggtgacttccgaaaagccattgagtctATAACTCGGAACTGACAGTTGAACAATGCTCAATGAAACTCATTTGCAGAGTTTTCTCATATTCGAGTTAGCTAGTCTTTAATATCTCTTGTCCACTTTAACGTAAACATTTTTGAATTGGGTTGCCAATGATGATCACTATTTGTACATGTACACGTACAATCAAAGGGCTTTGTGTTTTGACAACATAACCACACTCGTTTCTTTGCTTTGTCTTTTAATCTCGGATTGATTGTTAGCTAGTTTCCTTTTTAGAAACGCCCTCATAGAAAGCAAAATGCTACAGTTTTTTAACATCACCAAGCTCTATTTCTTCAGCTTTCCCTTCTACGAAAACAGCTTTGGGTGCACGCTTTTTGTGAGGCGTGTGAATTTGATTGCTGCCAGTCTGTTTTCTACATTGTGTACAGAATGAAGTAAGACAAACCCGCAAAATACTGGCTGCTTCTTCACGGTAATTTGCTCTGAACATAAAATAGATGGTTGGATTCACCGATGAGTTGAGATATGCCAAATACAGTGCGTATCGTCCAAAGATCAGGAAGACACAAGGAGGGTCCAGGTCCCTGTTACGCCAGATATAAGTATCCACCAACACGTAACTTATGTACGGAAACCAACAAACTCCATATGCGATGACAACGATAAGAAGTACACGAAGAACCTTTTGATTACGTTTCTCTCTGCGTTGCTTTGCGGCGCTGCTAATTCCTTCTACCATGGGCATACGTCTGATTTTAACAAGGATGATGGCATAAAGGCTTGTTATGACAACAAAGGggataaaagcaaaaaagattGCGTGGAGGAGAAATTCGATCTTCCAGGCTTCGTATGCATCTGGCAGAAGCGGCTCCCAGCTGTTGATACAAATGGGGCCTTCATCTTCTATTAACAGCTTAAATGTATAGAAATGAGTTGAATACATAAGAAACGCGGTAATCCAAGACGATGCTATCAGGATCATGGACCGCTTGTATTGCCTGGGATCTGCAATAACTGGACTAGAAATTGCATCATAGCGCTCGATGGCAATCAGCAACAAGCTCAACAAGGACACTGCAACAGTGACATCTCGAAGAAAGTAAGCAACCTTGCACAATAAGTCACCGATGCTTCCACCTATCATCCAAGCTCCAGGATAAGTGAATTTTTGTGTTAGAACTTGGGGAATAACGATCAGAGTGCATAAGAGATCAGAAAAAGCCATGTTAGCCATCAACAGATTCACGATTGTTCTCATTTGACGGTTTCTATGAACCACAAGGATTACCAAAGTGTTGCCGAAGAGAGAACTAACAAAGATAAAGATACAGACGATAATTTCAACGATTTCATCAGCTGTGTTGTCGCACATAGAATGTACTTCCCTGCCTTCAGCTTTTGATGTGGTGTTGCTTCCATTCATCTTGATTGAGATTTGAGAAGTAAAGCTATTTCAGTTTCCGagatttcaatttcaatttcaatcgAATCAAGAATAAGAGAACCTCAACAAACATATGGGCAATAAATTTTCAAAGGGTTAGAATTGAactgaaaaaatgaatgaaaactcCTCCAATATGACCAATTTGCATACATTTATTGTACAGTGTAATTACTTTTGGAGACAAATAAGTACAAACCGAGTCTTCCATGGCAAACAACAATGAAACTCCTACCTTGCTTCTGTCAATTCTATATCATTGTGATGCAAAATTTCATTGGAATTTGCCTATTATTTGTTTCCGTGTTTGTCAACCTAATTTCCCTGGCAGATGAAATTTGACAATGCGCCTTTTTTGCTTTACTTTGGATGAACACAAAATGTTTTAATAAAAGTAAAGATCTCATTCGCAAGAAATTattggaataatgaatattaataacaacaatgcATACAAGCACAGACGCAAGTTTTCGTTGTTAAATTTAAGAATGTTATGAACCTAACACATTTGATATCAAGATTCATTGATCAAATTGTCTGTTCACTGCCACTCGAGAATTCGAAAGACTCGGGAAACATTCGAGTGCCTAATAGGCAAACGATAGCTATTCTGACTCTCCAATGATATTACCAAGCCAGTGATAGAAGGTCGAAAGCCAATGTGTGTGAAATAAAAAAGCTTTCTATTCATGCATATTTTGACATAACACATAGTTTTTATGAACTTTGTACAACACTTATTCAAAGACCACTACTCAATGTAAATATTCAAATTCATAGCGCTGAAATCCCTCTTTGATAAGTGGGAACTGTAAATTAACAAGTGCAGCACAATAATCCAATTTGGTCTGTAACTGGCATACTAGTCTATAAGAGTGATAAACAAAATCGGACTACTGCGAAGCGGGAGTTGGATTTGTAATCAAGAGTATGATTTAGTACTGGTAATAGGACTGTGTGGAGTACAATACAGGGAGTAATCGGGTGAGTGATTTAAAGTCTTAGTCCGATTAGTTAAATCGAAGTAGTGTTACCAATAAAATTTGTCTacaacaaaatgcgagaaaatTTCTAAGTCAACGATTGAAAAAAGactgtcaaaatctaaggaaagcAAAAGTAATTGTATCAGATAATCTCGTCCATGTTTGTTCTTTCAATCTGCATCTGTCAACCTGCTTGATTTTGCGATTGATTGGCTAAggtgggctaggtagttaaagtAGTTCATTGGCTGGTGGCGAGAAGTGCTTGGTTTTGGCCTgaccgattacaaatgtttgtaatcggacaagtCAAATCGGACAATCTGGACCTGAACCAGatgaatttttagtttctaaagaaactgtggtgctgcgtcggttggagagatcaaaacaaaaatttggttttatcaaacgagttgataaaggtagaattaccaccgtgaaagatttagaaagctgacgtttcgagcgttagcccttcgtcagagcgaatagaggaattgtgggttgttgtggtttatatgagagtgtagaggagctttgccattggtgaagatatggtcacatcaatttgtgaaaaaattagtggaatgatcccgaaactaaacacatattttctctaccaccactcatttcattcaaacgcgacaaaaacttaggcaatttcttagccaggagcgcattcaagtttgacaaccaaccaggaaccttcacacgcaaacgcacacgatgcaaaacttgtcccgttatttctaacacagttaattAAGATCTCAGGatccaatcgatccgtcaaagtcacagaccatttcacctgcatctccacaaatgtcatctattgcataacctgcacgctatgcaagaaaatctacataggcgaaaaagggaggagactggcggaccgcttccttgaacacctacgagacgcagaacaaaacaacacagatgcgtccaaaccagtggcgcgccatttcaatcttcctaaccactccaactttaacatgactatttgcgggctatccttacaccacgggaacacagaaagccgcaaaaatctcgaacaaaaattcatttttcaactgggtacactctctccacacggaatcaatgagcgcctctcattccactaatttattcacaaattcatgtgaccatatcttcaccaatggcaaagctcctctacactctcatataaaccacaacaacccacaattcctctattcgctctgacgaagggctaacgctcgaaacgtcagctttctaaatctttaacggtggtaatttaacgtttatcaactcgtttgataaaaccaaatttttgtttggacctgaaacagcaaTTAAGCCACTGAATAAGGGAttttaacaaccaatcatattcaaaCATTTTGGTATTGATACAATTACAGACAGAACGGGACAACACGAggtactaattaatcataaatactagtaataataaGAGATTAAATAGGTGCGTTCGatatgttttgttgttttttagctGGGATTCGCGAGTCTTTTTGGCAGACCACTTACTGCAGACAgggtcataacctcgtacttttgaagttaaaaataaagcagcttgagatagGTTTAATCCATCTTGTGTGGCATCagatcgataccagcatgagattATGTGTCAGTCAGtcaaagatggcggccaaagcctgaaatgacctagcatccgcgatcaatacccgcaGGACTAACCACGAGACTGAACTgaaaacgacgtaaatagtatGAGTTCTGTCGAACGAAATCACACTTTCCGACGATCTTAGAAAGGTCAAAGGGCTGGTGAGAAATTCGGaaaattcttattattattatgtttaaaattTGCGGTTTTGAGACATAGgtgttgttgctatggtgattacATTGAAGTTTGTGACTGGCTCATTTCAAAAGCcgttttaattgtgattggtttatctaacTGTCCGATCACATGATAGGAAGCAAATTAGTAGAAAACACATGGTCTTATTTGTATTTCAGTTGGCATGGAAACAATTAATCAATCACGACCCGTGACATCGGCTGTAGTTTCCGGTTTCTGTGAATGATTGTAGTGTTGGGTCTTCAGTTTTCGtaaggggtcttcgttttcgcaGGGGCTTTAGGCCTTCGTTTTCGGGTTCGTCGTTTTCgacactagggagcttaagcaaacacgacggcgacggaagcgagaacgtcacctgaaaatgtaactttctgtttctgcaatcgggagcttaagcaaccacgacgacgacggcaacaaaaaccccataaatttgcatatttgacaatggaaaacagtatttttgcacgctttgcacgtgcatatttcatcttttgacattttcgtTCTTTGACAtttcgttctttctacgacgtgaaatgacctgttttgcagttgtgtggacgacgtcagcatatgatgacaaatgttcagttttgtcttcttatgccccaagcgcttgttccaatttaattccaggacagttagaacacatttttcaagcataacgactttgaagacctaaaaattgattgcagaaacgcgaagttacattttcagatgacgttctcgcttccgtcgccgtcgtgtttgcttaagctccctactaccGCTTTCCCACTGACAATCGGGCGAGAAGCACTGCACCATTGCAGCCTTTTCCAAACACCTCCTTCGCTTTCTTCTCAACTTCTACACGGTCGATCGTCACGTAGACCGCAATGGCGTAGGAAAAGGCAACAATACGTAATTCCAGGCCTCTTTGTGGGTCCTTTTGAGTGTAATAAAACATTTGAACTCAACGATATAAAAGCAAGATCATCACGCGCAATCGTTCTAATGTGTTTAGAACATAATATTTTAGCgccatggcaacgtgacgtcacactttaaGCCTCTGTTCCAAATAATTTTATAAAGGACAATAGTGATTGAAGTCGTTATTGTCCACCAAGTTTCTTATGCTTGTTGGCTAAATTGGATTTGAAATTTAATAAGGAAGTAACAATTGCAAATTTCCCGTGCTCTTGACGACGAGTAAATAACTCTCTTCGGTCTAAATCGAAAGCTTCCTGCCATATTTATGTCCTATGGACGTTAATCAATGGTTTAATTCTAATCTTGAATCGTTTGCAGCCAGTCATGGCTGAACAAATATTAGCATTGCAATGACAGGGCCCTATAGTCTCAACCATCGTGCCATGGGAAACTGTCAAACTGATGGGAGCTGGGCTGTATTAGTACAAGTTGATAAGAAGCGGTATtgaaactgaagtttaaaacaaAAGCGATGAGTGAAAACAAAGAGCAATGACCAACGATAGTGTGACAGCCAACGACTCTCGATCACTGAATCCTCCATGCGCTAAGCATCTTACTGAACTCTTTGTAGGCGAGACATTCGGATATGTTCTACTTATCATTGTTGCCGTAACAGGCAATTCTCTCATTGGATTGATTGTATTCAAGACGAAATCAATGCGCAAAACCATCAACTACCTCATAGTTAACATGGCCATGTCTGACCTTCTTCTTCCAATTTTTGCCTTCTCGCGCAAGATGGCAAATCTGTACGCTGGCCATTGGCTCATAGGTGGCCCGTTTGGCATGGCGTTGTGTAAACTAGTGTTCTTCTTTCAGGATGTTTCCACTGCGGTGTCTATCCAGAGTTTGCTCTTGATAGCCGTGGATCGATTTGGCGCGGTAGTCTTTCCATTTCGAGCCCCACTCATTAGCTCTAGGCTTTGCCCATACTACATTCTGGCGACATGGATCATTAGCATGGCCTGTCATTGCGTGTATTTCTTCGCCCGACAGCTCATTTCGATtgaaggaaagatttactgcgAGTTGATGTGGAACGATGCCTTTGGAGAGAACTCTTCGCTAAGTCTTTACTTCGTTTCTATGTTTATTATCTTGGTCGTTGTTCCCTTTTCTGTGATGACTATCCTTTACTCCGTTATAATTGTCAAGGTGAAATCGCAGAAGATGCCAGGTGGTGCCGAGAGTGTGATCACCAAAGAGCAAGATAAACGAcgagcaaaaaaagaaagaaacgtaCTGAATATGGCTCTTGCTATTCTTCTTGGTTTTGCCTTGTGCTGGGCCCCATCAAATGTGCTTGGTTTCTTGACATTTTTTGCATGGGGCACAAAGAATGCACCCAAAAGCTGTGCTTTAAAAATTTTCCGTTCCTTCGCCTTTTTCATGGCCTACGCAAACTCTGCAATAAATCCTggcatttgtttctttttcagcgAAAACTACCGTCGCGCTCTAAAGAACATATTTACCTGTTGCCCAGAAAATCTCAACTGTTCTTGTTGTGATGTGAAAAGAAACCACACATGGAATGTTCAAGATGTACCTGAAAAGGAAAGCGTAGAAATTGTGACAATGACTTCTCTTGCGAAAGACTCTGGATCGTGCATAAGGCCAAACGAAAAACCATATTGACGATAGGTGGTAACATATTTGGTGTATAGGACAGTTCAAGTATTTTCCAGCGAAAAAATTAGTGACCTCTACTTCAAATTCCCATCACCACATATGTAAAACAGTAGAAACTAAGTTTTAGGCATCCTGTGCAAAGACAGACACCTTCCTGTTGTATTTTGATCCTGATTTTAACTTAGAAAAGAAAGTTCCGCTTTatttaattcaaatttcaacAATTGGCCTTTAcacataaaaagaaaattgcccCTATACAACAAAACAGCACAGGGGTTTTTCGGGGCTATGACACAAAACTCTCTTCGCCAAATAATGATCAAAATACTCTCTCTGCTCTTAGGTTTTGTAGAAACTAGAATTGAAGTGTTGATTGAAATGTTTGTCACCGATTTACGTGCCGTAGGAATGCTGTCAAGTCATGTCTTACGCATGTTGTAATCAAGTAATTAAAGTCTAATAGTTATTCCctgtagttttttttctttttcacattcATTTCATATGTATATAACTACGTTCTCAGCATAATTGCACGTATCTTTCTCTCTTCGGTTTGCCTTGTTGCGACAAAATTATTTGAGCTACCTTTTAGTCAGCATTGTAACAATCGCTTTTACCGTTCTCGGCAGCTTTTGGCTATCCTTCGTATTCGGAACTTTTTTCTGTTTGGCCCGCGCGAGTCAATCTTAATTACCATTCAAGCTCGAAAATTGATAGCAAAAATTTACATTGACCTCATTCATTTCATATTCTTTGATGGCGAAATCTAGATCTTTCGTTATGTTGAGGGAAAGATTATACTAAGATTCAAGTTTCACTGCATGCCTTTTAATTTAGCAGTTCAAATAGTCAAACTCAGATGCTCAATCGAGCAAGGCGAGCCTTCTGTAAATAATTTCTAACGTCAGGTTTGTTATCAAAAGATTTGGCccttcttgttcttcttttaTCTACGACGTTTTGCGGTGTCAATATTTACTTTACAAATGACAACAACCTTCGTTTTAATTCTGAGTTATTGCTTAGTTAGAAATGTTATGCAAATTACTCAGTTTCGTTGCGTCTTCAATTGGACTTAGTACAACGTGTTgaattatttaattatgtaTGCAACAAAGTGTTCTTTTTTATCTGTGCCGGTGTCAAAATTTATAATCTCGAAATGGCAAATCTCCCTGGCACAAAATGGAAACCGGAAAATAAGATAGTGGCTTTAAGAGGACCAGTGGTCAGTTAAATTCATGGCCAAAGAATATTATCCATTTAATTTTGTTGGCGAAGCCACAGATTTCGCTGCTAGGTTAAAATTTTCGTTCTGCGAATTAAATTACGTATATTACACAGAATTGCTGGTCCATTGACGTCAGGCCAAAATATTGATATATGTATATACAAGCAGGTgatcatgaaataaagaaaaagataaaCCACCAATCAAGAATTGTTGAAAACTGCCAGTTAGTACTGTTACTGTACCTTTCTTTCCCAAAGTCAATTGGGCTCGGGCAATTTTGTTGGTCATTGAAAAAAttcattccaaattgcactcgaaatcgtACGATTACCAGATACAAATTGGACTTCAGCTGTTATCTTGCTTTCTTCACGACCAAGTCCGccgagttgaaaaaaaaaaggctcttTAAGAGAGCTAGTACTCAAGTTCTGGCGGGCGGACTCCGATAAGTTCTCCACGGAGGACGTCAGACGGGAAGAAATAGTAAAAATTCCCCTATCATTTTAAACCAAGCGTTCCATGTATATCTCACGGcacaattcataaaaaaaaatataacaaacaaaagacAATCGATGTTTCGTCCAATCCCGCTGTTCAAACATTTTTCGGTCACATATACAGGA
This genomic stretch from Acropora muricata isolate sample 2 chromosome 5, ASM3666990v1, whole genome shotgun sequence harbors:
- the LOC136917526 gene encoding QRFP-like peptide receptor, whose translation is MNGSNTTSKAEGREVHSMCDNTADEIVEIIVCIFIFVSSLFGNTLVILVVHRNRQMRTIVNLLMANMAFSDLLCTLIVIPQVLTQKFTYPGAWMIGGSIGDLLCKVAYFLRDVTVAVSLLSLLLIAIERYDAISSPVIADPRQYKRSMILIASSWITAFLMYSTHFYTFKLLIEDEGPICINSWEPLLPDAYEAWKIEFLLHAIFFAFIPFVVITSLYAIILVKIRRMPMVEGISSAAKQRREKRNQKVLRVLLIVVIAYGVCWFPYISYVLVDTYIWRNRDLDPPCVFLIFGRYALYLAYLNSSVNPTIYFMFRANYREEAASILRVCLTSFCTQCRKQTGSNQIHTPHKKRAPKAVFVEGKAEEIELGDVKKL
- the LOC136917525 gene encoding RYamide receptor-like is translated as MTNDSVTANDSRSLNPPCAKHLTELFVGETFGYVLLIIVAVTGNSLIGLIVFKTKSMRKTINYLIVNMAMSDLLLPIFAFSRKMANLYAGHWLIGGPFGMALCKLVFFFQDVSTAVSIQSLLLIAVDRFGAVVFPFRAPLISSRLCPYYILATWIISMACHCVYFFARQLISIEGKIYCELMWNDAFGENSSLSLYFVSMFIILVVVPFSVMTILYSVIIVKVKSQKMPGGAESVITKEQDKRRAKKERNVLNMALAILLGFALCWAPSNVLGFLTFFAWGTKNAPKSCALKIFRSFAFFMAYANSAINPGICFFFSENYRRALKNIFTCCPENLNCSCCDVKRNHTWNVQDVPEKESVEIVTMTSLAKDSGSCIRPNEKPY